Below is a window of Mucilaginibacter ginkgonis DNA.
AGACATCATCCCGTTACCGCGGTTCAGCGACAGGGTAGAAGCCGAATTCCTTTTCAGCGGTGGTCGATACGGTTATAACCTTGGTAATACCTTCACAAATCGCAACGTTTTTAAAGGCGCAGAAGCGCTTATTATTAAAACTAACTGGAGCGTGTTGTTTGATAACGGGCGTAACACGGCTACAACTAGCGGCATTGAAAACCAGGATTTAAAACTGGGTGCCAGTTTGGTATTCCCGCGCATTGTGTCGCCGTGGAGTTTCCCAAGCCTGGGCAAATATGGTGTTCCGCATACCACGGTCTCAACCAACTTTCAGTTATTCTATCAGAAGGGCTTGGTACAGCGCGAAAGTTTCTTAAACTCTCTTACTTACGACTGGGCCGAGCTTTCCAATAAACTGCACAGCCTCACACCGATAAACATAGAGTACTCGCAAGGAACTATTGATCCGTTCGCTTATTCGCAATTGTTGGCTAATAACCGCTTTTCTTATATCTATCTAATTGGCAGAAAGATATTTACAGCTGGAAGCCAGTACACATATCAGCAAAATGCCAATAAATTAAGCTCGCTCGAGAGCTTCAATTACTTCCGTGGCTTTATTGATGTAGGCGGTAACACGCTCGACCTGTTAGCCAGGTTGACACACTCTGGCAGTGACAGCCTTGGCCGTAAGATATTTGGATTGCACTACGCGCAATACGCTAAAGTTGAATTAGATTTCAGGCGTTACAACCATTTAGGCGGCGAGCAGCAGCTGATCTTCAGGGTCAACCCGGGAATCGGCATACCATATGGCAACAGCAGCCATGCGCCAAGTGATAACGGATTATTCAACAGCAGCCAGTTGATATTTGAAAAAAACTTTTACGTGGGTGGTGCCAATGACATCCGTGCATGGTTACCGCGTACCCTCGGCCCCGGCAATTTTAACCGTGGCACGTATTATGGCGCAGATATAACTACCCGTGAGCGATTGAAATACCTCGACCAGTTTGGCGAGATCAAATTTGTAGGCAACCTGGAATACCGCTATAACGTAGCGCATGACTTCTTTGGCTCGAAATTAAATGGTGCAACATTCCTCGATTTTGGTAACGTTTGGCGTTTACATGACGAGCCCGATTTCCCCGGTGGGCAGTTCAAATTCGGCAATTTCTATAATTCGCTGGCGGCAGGTATAGGCACAGGTTTCAGGCTCGATCTTACCTTCTTCGTATTCAGGTTTGATGCCGCGTTTAAATTTAAAGATCCGCAATTCCAGGGAGCCGACCAGTACGTGCTCATCAGGCATTTTAATGAGCTATTTAAACCGGGCCCGTTTAAAAATGCCTATTACGCCCTCAATGGCGAGAGCTACAACTTTATGCAGTTGAACTTCGGAATAGGTTTGCCGTTCTGAGGTAAAATTTATTCTGCGACCTCCCACTGCGTCTTTGCGAGGAGTATTGACGACGAAGCAATCCCACACTATGCTTAACTTAATAGAATGAGTAATAAAGTTTCGTCTAATTAGCCGAAGAAAAGATCATCTTCAAATGTGTAATTCAGCAATTTTTCAATTCCTTTAAACCAAACATATGTGTGTTGCGGTAGTTCGAAAAACAATCGATAATGCTTTGCAAACTCCGCGAAAGTTAACGTGTAAGCATTATCCATTACGCCATCCCCAAAAACAACAACTTCTGCGTCATACGCTAAATTTTCTTTAAGCGCAATTTCGGCAAGAAATTCCGGAACTTTCTCAAGCCCTTCAACAGTATCAGATGAAAGCGACTCTTGTATATCATCGACTTTTGACCAGTCAATCCTGTTTAACCCAATTGGGTATTTCCGATCCAACAAAGAAAACCACTTCTCACTGCTCTCGTACGCCAAAATTAAATCGTTCAATTTCTCGACGACTTCTTTATCGTAATCGTTCATTCTAAAACAACCGCTTTAATCCATCAAATACACTCTCAAAGAAAGTAGGCACGCTTAAACCGTTATGATAATTAAAGTACAGGAAGATGATGAACAGGATAACGGCAATGATGATAAACTTTTTGAATAGCCACCCTGCCAGGATAATTGCAACCGGGATGACCAATAGCCAGATCCAGCTGATGTGAAGCGGGGTGATGTCATGCTCGTGTTTGTATAGATAGAAAAGCGATCCGTAGGTACCTGTATCATCGCTGTGTTTGATGTATACAAAACTTGACCGTTGTATCTTGTGGTGATAAAAAGCAGTGCCTTTGTCAAAGTTGAGCGTATCTACAAAGCCGTTTACAGAAAACACATAAGAGCCGCTGATGACTTCATCAACCTCATTGGCCGTATCTGCGGCGACTATAGCGATCTCGTCCTTAGCGAACGGATTAGCCTTAACCACAAAGTTTTTTAAAGAGCTTGTGTCAGCGAAACTATAAGCAGCCGACAGCAGGCATATCAATGTGAAGATCAGTTTTTTGGTCATGGCTATGGCCGGTGCAGTACACCTTCGGCGATTAAAAGTAATAAATATTAGTTGTTTAGCAGGTAGATGCTAAAGTTTAAGGCAGTCGCAAAGCTTACCCATAAAAGGTAAGGCACCAACAACCATGCTGCGGGTTTACTTAGCCTGGCAAAGGCAAAAATATTAAAAATGATGAGTAGCCATAAGACAATGATTATCACCAATCCGCCTAATATCTGGTGCATACCAAAGAATACGATAGACCAGATAAAATTGAAAAACAACTGTGTGAAATATATCGACCGGATGTTTTTGTAAGCTATGCTTGGCTCACGTTTTTTCCAGACCAGGTAGGCCGCCGTGGCGATCATAATATAAAGAATGGTCCAGGCAATGGGGAATGCCCATGACGGCGGTGTGAACGATGGCTTGTTGATCCGGCTGTACCAACCTTCAATTTCCGGCCGGGTAAAGAGGGAAGCAACTCCGCCAATGGCTAAAGTCATTGCCAAGCTAACGGCGTAGGGAATCGGCTGGAATTTTGAAGAAGTGTTCGGCATGTGGTAGATACAAACCGGGTTATGGAAATGTTTAAGTTACAACCAATGAAGGGAAAATGCTTCATCCGTACCGAACTCGTCGCGTCCTTTTGCCAAAGTCAGTATCGCGTTGGCGGCAGCAAGCGAAACTAGATCACCAGAGGTCGAGGTTTCAACAGGGTGGGCAATTACTTTACCACGTTCTGTGGCAGCGTTCACCAATAAGTGTAGTGTAAGATCGGGCTTGAAGGTAAAAGGCTTGCTCAAAAATGCAGATGCAGGTCTCGACTGCTGCTTTAAGCAGGCATTTAGCCAACCTCTGAAATATAACTGGTAACAAACATATGTTGATACCGGGTTACCCGGGAAACCGAATATTAAAGCGCCGTTTGGCATTTTACCGAATAAGAAAGGTTTGCCCGGTCGCTGTGCAATGCCATGGAACTTTTCACTAAAGCCCATCTCATTCAAGACACGGGGCAGATAATCGAATTTGCCCTTCGATACTGCACCAGATAATAATACAACATCATAATATGCGGTAATAGTAGTTAGCTGTTCCTTTAACAGCAATGCATTGTCGGGTAAATGATATTGTGAAGCAGTTATGCAATCTTTCTGCAAAGCTGTAGTCAGCATATAACTGTTAGACTGCCTGATCTGATGCGGAAGGGGCATGGCTTTTACAGGTACCAGTTCGTCACCTGTGGCGCAAACGGCTATTTTCGGTAGATGGTAGACCTTAACCTTATTATATCCCGAAGATGCTAACAGGCCAATTACCGCCGGTGTAATTCTCGCATCTTTCGCGATTAAAACTTCGCCTTGCTTAGAGTCTACACCCCGGCGATGCACATTCTGATAAGCTGCGACCATATCCGTATTTACAATAGCCGACCCGCTTCTGATGTCGCAAAGCTCGTACGGAATTACAGCATCTGTTCCTATTGGCAGCATAGCGCCGGTCATCACTTCAATACAGTTCTTTTTGTTCGTAAGTGTTACCTGAGGTTGCCCGGCTGCCTGGATCGCTTCCATTTTGAACTCACGAATGCCGTCGATAAATACTGATGAAGCTATGGCAATGCCATCCATAGTGACACGATCAAAGGGTGGATAGTCGCGGTCGGCAATAATATCTTCAGCAAGCACACGGCCGGCAGCGATAAGAAGCGGTACTTCTTCCACGCCAAAGTTTTTGGCTTCTGCTAAAACGAGCGTTAGTGATTCGGCAACATCGATCATTTGGACACTGATGTTTCCGGATATACAATAAACTGCTCATCAAATTCATCGAACCACGACTCGAGACCACCCTCAACATTTTGTACCTGGCTTCCGGGATGTATTTGTTTGATGATTTCTGCCGCTCTTGCGCTTCGGCCGCCAATTTCGCATATCAAAATCAATGGAACATCGATTTGCCTATTGCTGAAATACGCTTTGACATTGACCAATGGGACATTTCGCGAAAAACTCAAATGCTCTGCGGTAAACTCTTTGGGTTCGCGTACGTCAATCAGTTCGAAGGGTGTACCACCTTCATGCATTTTATATAATTCATGCACATCAATGGTAGAACTTGATTCGCAATGCGGCGTATCATAAGTTGGTTGTAGCGTTTTGATAAATTTGTTTTGCGCATTTACTTTCAGTTTGATCTTGTACTGCTCGTCGCGCAGCAGATCAAAGACCTGTAAATAGCCGCTTAAATTATCGCCAATACCGGTTATAACTTTTACGGCCTGCAACGCTTGCTGACAGCCAATAATGCCGGGCGCTATGCCCAAAACTCCGGCCGTATCACAATTAGGTATTTCATTTTCTGCGGGAGGGTGGGGATACACACACCGATAAGTAGGCCCGCCCTGGTAATTAAATACGCTTACATGCCCTTCAAATTGCTGCACAGCACCGTACACAAAAGGTTTGTTCAGGATCACACAGGCGTCATTAATCAGGTACCGGGTGCCAAAATTGTCGCTGGCATCGATCACGAAATTATACTCGCTTATTGTTGAGAGCGCATCTTTCGTATTTAGAAAATGCAGATGAGATTTAAATTTAACTTTCGAATTCAGCTTAAAAAGTTTTTCCATTGCAACCTCTGCCTTCAAAAGTCCAATGTCTTCTTCACTGTATAAAACCTGCCTGTGCAGATTGTCAGCTTTTATTATGTCGCCGTCTATGATTCCGATGGTGCCTACGCCCATCCCGGTAAGGTATTGCAAAACGGGAACGCCCAATCCGCCTGCGCCAACAACCAGCACTTTCGCCACCGCTAATTTCTGCTGTGCATCCTTACCAAATCCTGCAAGTTTTACCTGCCTGTCATATCTGTCTTTAATCATATCAGCCACCTAAAACAGACATGGACGTATTAAAGGAATGCGGTATCATTTTTTCTGCAGCGAAGCCGTCTTTTGCGCGCTTTGCCACAGCACCCAACAGCAGGTTTTCTAACTCTTCTTTGCTTGCGCCATTCCGCAACACGTCGCGCAGATTGGCGTTCGGTGCGCCGTATAAACAAGTACGTAGTTCACCCGTGGCAGATAAGCGTATGCGGTTACAGGTGCCGCAAAACGTGCGGCTAAATGAGGGGATAATACCAAATGACCCGACATAACCAGGGACTTTGTAATTAACAGATGTAGATGATGGCCCGCTTTCAACACCATCTAACTCAGGATAATGCATTTTAATATGTTCCAAAATCTTTACATGGTCCCAGCCGTCATGGGCAAAGTGTTCGCTGCCGTTAAAAGGCATTTCTTCCAAGAAGCGGACGGCAAGATTGTGGTTCCTGGTTAATTCAACAAATGGAAGAATATCTTCTACATTCTTGCGCTCTGCTACCACGCTATTTAACTTGATGTCGAAACCATCCTCTAACATCGTCATGATCGCGCCAAATACTCCATTAAAACTATCGCGGCGTGTGATCTGGTGAAACCGGGTGGCATCCAGCGAATCCAGGCTGATGTTCAATTTCGTGATGCCCAACTCTTTTAATACCGATTGGTGCCTTGCAGTCAAGGTGCCATTTGTGGTTACAGTAATGTCTTTTAGGTTTTCGATGGTTCGAAGGCGATACAAAAACGGAATAATGCCATCTCTTACAAAAGGTTCGCCGCCGGTGATGCGTATCTTGTCTACACCCAACCCACAGAATACCTGCGCCAGGCGAAACATCTCATCAAATGATAACAGGTCAGCGCGTTTGGCAAAGTTTATACCTTCTTCGGGCATGCAATAGTAGCACCTAAAGTTACAGCGGTCTGTAACAGAAAGGCGCAGATAATTGAGCCTGCGGCCATATTGGTCAACTAATAAACTTTGGTTCATTTATTACGGATGGGCATTTACCCAAACACTTTCATCTTCGTAAAACTCTTTTTTCCAAATCGGCACAGTGCGTTTTAATTCGTCAATTAAAAACCTGCATGCCTCAAACGATGCGTCACGGTGGGCTGATGATACACCTGTTAACACAACAGCTTCGCCCGGTTTTTTAGTGCCGGTTACGTGAATTATCGCTATTGCCAGCAGAGGCCATCGTTCTGCTGCTGCCTCAGCCACTTTTTGCATCTCTTTAAGCGCCATAGGCTCATAAGCTTCAAACGCCAATTGCCTCACTTTTTTGCCTTTGCTATTATCCCGGACGGTACCTAAAAATACGTTTACCGCGCCGGCACCATCGTTATTGAGGTATTTGTACGCCTCTTGTATATCAATATGGTCAATGATCTTGATAAGCATATCAACCACCGCTTACAGGCGGAATGAGCGCCACCTCGCTTTGAGAATCGATCAGGGTATCATCGTCCGCATACTCACTGTTTACCGCGATGGCCAGCGAGCTTAAGTTATTAAATTCGGGATATTGTTTGCACAGCCAAGTTTTAAGTTGGCTGACGTTGCCTACAGTTTCACCTTCGGGCAACGTCAGTTGCGACTGACCAACAATGTCTTTGGTGATGCCAAAAAGTAATATCTGCATATCAGTATTATCAACGCTAATGTACCCTTTTTATTGGTTATCTATGAAAGGTCACTTCCTGGTGATGAGCGCGTCGATGGTATCTAAACCGATATTTATAAGATCGCCTACCACCAGCCCGGAGCGGTTATAAATTTTGACAACCTGATCACCTATTTCAATTTGTGCTACATTGTTTTCGACGCCGATAACTTTTGCCGTTAATGTTATATAGGTCCTATCCGCGCCAAAGATCTGTGATGGCGTACCGATGTTTACAATTTTTCCGTTGTCGATTTTCAAAACATTTGTTGTCAAAGCAGAAAGCTCCTTTTTATCATGGCTCACCATTATAGCCGTGAAGCGATATTCCTGCTGCAATTGAAGGATTTGTTGTTGCAATTCGATCCGGGTTAAATGGTCTGTAGCCGATAGCGGTTCATCAAGTAACAGCAATTTGGGTTTACCTGCCAATGCCCTTGCCAGTGCAACGCGTTGCTTTTGCCCGCCCGAAAGGTTATCAGGCTTCTCGTTCTTGAAACGATCTAATCCTGTAATTGTTAGTAAATGCTCGATATGGCTGTTATCTGCCGCTTTACCTGCCGCATATCTCAGGTTTTGCAGCACCGTCATATTCGGAAACAAAGCGTAATCCTGAAAGACAAAGCCTATGTTGCGCCGCTGAACAGGAATATTTATTTTCTTATCGGTATCGAGCCACACAACGCCGTCCACTTCGATCACACCTTTTTCCGGCTTGACCAATCCTGCAATGATATTTAGTAAAGTAGTTTTGCCCGCTCCGGAGGGGCCATAAATGCCTGAGATTTCCCCTGATTGAAATTGGTATTGAACAGATAGTTCTGTTGCATCGGCGAATTTCAAATTTGTGTTGATGTCGACGCTGATCATATCACTACCCGTTTGTTTGTCCGCCCTTTATTTACGGTATAGACGGTTAATAATATACAGAACGATATTACCAACAGTATTGCGGAGTAAACGTGCGCGGCGTGAAAATTTAACGCCTCCGCTTCGTTATAGATCGCGACGGAAGCTACTTTGGTTACGCCTGGCAAACCTCCGCCGATCATTAAAACCAGACCAAATTCCCCTAAAGTGTGTGCAAAAGTAAGAACGGTACCGGTAATCAAGGCGGGGCGGACGTTCGGCAGCAGAATTTTAAAGAAAGTCTCGGTTTTTGAGCGGCCCATGGTATACGAGGCTTCAGCTAAATTCCGCGGTAACGATTGTAATGCCGATTGAACAGGATGCACCATAAAAGGCAAACTATACAACACAGAGCCAACTACCAGTCCGCTAAAGGTAAACAGCAGACGAATATTAAACCATGAAACAAGCCACCCACCGAAAGCGTTTGCAGGGCTAAATGCTATAAGTAAGTAGAAACCGATAACAGAAGGCGGCAATACCAATGGAAGACTGATGAGCGCCTCTGCCAACGGTTTTAACCTGCACTTGCTTTCCGAAAGCCATGCTGCAATTGGCAAACCAATAACAAGCAGAAAGATGGTGGTTACTGCAGCCAGTTTAAAGCTTAGCCAAAGTGGTTGCAGGTCTGCCATGTGCTATTTGTAACCGTAAGCAGCTAATATCTTTTTTGCCGATGGGCTGAATAAAAAAGCATAAAACTTTCGTCCGTCCTCATAATTATTTACCCTCGACGATTTTAGCAAAACCGCACCTTGAGCAATGGGAGAGTAAAGGCTGTCATCAACATCTATCCACCGTCCTTTACCTTTTTGTTCGGGGCTTAGTACAATTGCTTTAGCCGTAAAAGCGGCTTGTACCGCGCCGGTAAGAAGATATTGATTTACCTGGGCTATACTTTCGCCATAAACGATCTTCGATTGAAGTGCGGTGAGCAATTGTTGCTTCTTAAGTGCTTCTACCGTTGCCTGTCCGTAAGGCGCTAACTGCGGGTTAGCTACAGCAATTTTTGTATAATCTGACAGTAAAAGATCTTTCAATGCAGCCGGGCTGGCTTTACCATCAGGTACCCAAAGTACCAATTGACCATACGCATAGATCTTCGGTTTCTCTAATAGCAGTTTCTTCGCTTCCAATTCCAGCGGGTACTTCATATCCGCAGACATAAATACATCAAAAGGTGCGCCCTGCTCTATTTGAGCAAAAAGTTTTCCGGACGAACTTACAATGAGTTCAGTAGAAATACCGGTCTGTTTTTTGAATTCATCTGCCAATTGCTGTGCCACATATTGAGCGTTAGCGGCTACTGCAAGGCGCATTTTTTGCGCCGATGCCGCTAAACCAAGTAGTAAAAAAATGAAGGAAAAGGCTATTGTCTTTTTCACAAACGTTAGTCTTTAGCAGTTTTGATTTCAATACCGGTTACTTGCCTTACCCATCGGCCCCATTTTTTCTCGCCCGGGATAATAATCTGGAACGGGCCGTTAGAGGCTGGTAACAATTTACCATCTTCTTTATCAGCTAAAATGATATTCTTGTCATTAAACTCGCTGTTGGTTTCCGGCAAGGCTATAACGGCACGATAACCATCTGCTGCTTTTATTAAAATGTATTTAGCCAATGTCTTACCGCTCAGTTTTCCGTTGGGTAATGCACCTGCCTGGTTAACAATATCGGCAAGCAAAACACCGCTGTATTTGTGGTCTTTACCGTCGTGGCCTTTTGCGTCGACGGTAATTTGCTTCATCGCAGTAAACGTTGATGCAGTTATTTTGAAGGGTGATGTTACATCTCCGCTGACGGCCACCGTTTGCGCATTTGCACACAACGTTAGGCATAGCAGCGCAACAGCGGTTAAAAACCTTGTTTTCATTGGGCAGGCCTTGGTGTTAGATGTACGCAAAATATAACAAAAAGCGGAAAGTAATAGCAGGCAGAAAAATATTGCGCCTTTTTAGTTAACCAAAGCAGAGGTTTTAGCCAGCAACGTATTTACGCGGCCTTGCAGGTCTTCCATCTCAAATGGCTTGGCTAAAAAATCGTCCGCGCCTGCTTCTAAAGATGGCTGGTGTACGTTGTGCCCGGCAGAGATAATCAGAACCGGTATATTTTTGGTTGAGGCCTGGCGTTTAAGCTGTTTGCAAACAGTAAGCCCGTCATGGCCGCCCATGGCAATGTCAAGAATGATAAGATCGGGGCGACCTTTTACCGCGTCCATCACAGAGGTTCCGTCATATACCTGCAAAACTTCATGGCCCGAATATTCGAGTATGCCGCGTATTGCATCAACGATAGCCTCATCATCATCTGCAACCAGTATGGTTTTATTTGTCAGTTCCATATTTCACAGGTTAATGTAGATGTTTCGCGATACAAGAGTTAACGGTTGGTTGTCTAACAATATTACAATATTAAATCTGCAAATAAAAGACTTCACAAAAGCTTCATGCAGATATTTGACCATTTTTTGATAATCAGGCAGGTTTGTGGTTACAACTGATAGTGTCTGTATTCAGTTTACACTATTCGCCTTTCTTTGCAGTGGCAACCATGACAATGCCGCCAACCAGTAACACTATTCCAACGTACGGCGGCCAGGCTACCGTTTTTTCACGGTCGGCAGATACTTGTATCGGGCCGGCATCAATCACCTTTTCTTTTTTGGTATAGGTAAAGCCGCCGTATACCAGCATCACAGCCCCTGCTATAATAAGCAAAAAACCAATTATCCTTTTCATGCAGGATAAAGTCTACGGGGCGCCAATTGTTTTAGTTCAACACATGGATATTGTGATATTTCTATATCTTGAAACACCAATTAAAAGCTATGAGAACGAAGATCACTTACAGCCTTGCGGCCGCATTATTATGTGCAGCAACAGCATTTGCACAACCCACGGTTAAAGTCCAAAATGGGACACTCGAGGGCATATCGCTGCCAAAAAGTAACATCACCGTATACCTTGGTGTGCCATTTGCAAAACCGCCTTTGGGCGACCTGCGCTGGCGCGAACCGCAACCTGCCGCTAACTGGGCGGGCGTACGCAAAGCAGACCATTTTGCAGGGCAAGCCATGCAAGGCAGGGTATTTGCCGACATGGTTTTCCGCTCATCGGGTATTACAGAAGATTGTTTGTACCTGAACGTTTGGACACCTGCCAAAACCTCAGCAGCGAAATTGCCGGTATTGGTATATTTCTACGGTGGTGGTTTAGTTGGCGGCGACGGCTCGGAGCCGCGTTATGACGGCGAGAGCATGGCCACTAAAGGAATTGTCGCTGTTACGGTAAATTACCGTTTAGGAATATTCGGCTTTTTTAGCCACCCCGAATTGACCAAAGAATCGCCGCACCATGCATCGGGCAATTATGGCTACTTGGATCAAAGTGCTGCCGTGCAATGGGTAAAGCATAACATAGCCGCCTTCGGCGGCGACCCTGATAAGATCACCATCGCGGGCGAATCGGCGGGTTCTATTTCTACTGCCGCACAAATGGCATCACCACTGACCAGGAATTTGATCGCGGGAGCGATTGGAGAGAGCGGTGCGCCCTTTAAGCCGACACTGGCACCAATGCCGCTTGTGGATTGCGAAAAACTGGGCGAGGCGTTTGCCGCAAAAGAAGGGGTAAGCACACTGGCAGACCTGCGTGCTATACCGGCCGATAAATTATTGGCCGACGCAAGTAAACCCGGCTACTTCAGGATGAGTACAGCGATAGACGGCTATTTCCTGCCGAAATCACCGAATGATATTTACGCTGCAGGCGAGCAGGCCCATGTGCCGCTTTTAGCAGGTTGGAACTCGGCCGAAGTGCCTTTCCAGGCTTTGATGGGTAATGATGCGCCATCACCTGCAAACTATGAAAAGACAGTAAAGGGCCTTTATCCAAACAATGCCGGCGAAGTTTTAATGCTTTACCCGGGTAAGGATACAGCGCAGGTAATCACATCGGCCACCGCCTTAGCCAGCGACAGGTTTATTGTTTACAGTACGTGGAAATGGCTTGACGAGTCGGCGAAAACCGGTGGAAAACCTGTTTACCGTTACCTGTTCTCTAAAATGCGCCCTGCAATGGTTAACCCCGGACCGGTGAAGCCAGGAAAATATCCGCCTGCAGGTGCTTCGCACGCGTCTGAGATCGAATATGCACTGGGTAACCTTGCAGGCAATAATGTTTACGCTTGGACTGCAGATGACGAAAAGGCATCGGCAACAATGGAAGAGTACTTTGCCAACTTCATTAAAACAGGCAACCCGAATGGAAAAGGTTTACCTAAGTGGCCGGCTGTGAAACCAGGTGTTCCTGCACAATACATCAACATAAACGCAAACACCAAAGCCGAGACAGAAACTACCCGCAACAGATATCTGTTTTTGGATAAGCAGTATGTAAAATAGGGCTCGTTTTTAACTTAAAATTCATTATTTTTACAA
It encodes the following:
- a CDS encoding molybdopterin-dependent oxidoreductase; amino-acid sequence: MKTRFLTAVALLCLTLCANAQTVAVSGDVTSPFKITASTFTAMKQITVDAKGHDGKDHKYSGVLLADIVNQAGALPNGKLSGKTLAKYILIKAADGYRAVIALPETNSEFNDKNIILADKEDGKLLPASNGPFQIIIPGEKKWGRWVRQVTGIEIKTAKD
- a CDS encoding response regulator transcription factor, translating into MELTNKTILVADDDEAIVDAIRGILEYSGHEVLQVYDGTSVMDAVKGRPDLIILDIAMGGHDGLTVCKQLKRQASTKNIPVLIISAGHNVHQPSLEAGADDFLAKPFEMEDLQGRVNTLLAKTSALVN
- a CDS encoding carboxylesterase/lipase family protein; the encoded protein is MRTKITYSLAAALLCAATAFAQPTVKVQNGTLEGISLPKSNITVYLGVPFAKPPLGDLRWREPQPAANWAGVRKADHFAGQAMQGRVFADMVFRSSGITEDCLYLNVWTPAKTSAAKLPVLVYFYGGGLVGGDGSEPRYDGESMATKGIVAVTVNYRLGIFGFFSHPELTKESPHHASGNYGYLDQSAAVQWVKHNIAAFGGDPDKITIAGESAGSISTAAQMASPLTRNLIAGAIGESGAPFKPTLAPMPLVDCEKLGEAFAAKEGVSTLADLRAIPADKLLADASKPGYFRMSTAIDGYFLPKSPNDIYAAGEQAHVPLLAGWNSAEVPFQALMGNDAPSPANYEKTVKGLYPNNAGEVLMLYPGKDTAQVITSATALASDRFIVYSTWKWLDESAKTGGKPVYRYLFSKMRPAMVNPGPVKPGKYPPAGASHASEIEYALGNLAGNNVYAWTADDEKASATMEEYFANFIKTGNPNGKGLPKWPAVKPGVPAQYININANTKAETETTRNRYLFLDKQYVK